The window GGACGCCATCCGGCGGGCTGCGGCCCAGCTCGCCCAGCGGGCGCCCCTGCACGCCGCGCCGACCGGGGCGCCCGAAGCGGACTCTGGTCGCCTCATCACCGTGTTCTCGCCGAAGGGTGGTTCGGGAAAGTCCGTCATCGCGTGCAACCTCGGGGTCCTGCTGGCCGAGCGCAGCGAGGGTCCGGTCGCTCTCATCGACGCCGATCTCCAGTTCGGCGACGTGGCGGTGATGCTCAAGCTCACGCCGCAGCACACGATCGTCGACGCCGTGTCGGCCATGCACCGCCTCGACGCCCCGCTCATCCGCAGCCTCCTCTCCACCCACGCCAGCGGGCTGCTGGTGCTCGGGGCTCCGCGAGAGCCGGCCTTCGGCGACCAGGTCCAGGCCAGCGACATGCACCGGATCGTGGAGCTGCTCCGCACCTTCTGCAGCTTCGTCATCGTCGACACGCCCACCCAGTTCAGTGACGTCGCCCTGCACCTCATCGAGGAGAGCGACGACCTCGTTCTGGTGGCGGGCATGGACGTCCCGGCCATCAAGAACATGAAGATCGGTCTCCAGACGCTCAAGCTGCTGGGCACGCCCTCCAGCAAGCTCAAGCTGGTGCTGAACCGGGCCAACGCCAAGGTGGGTCTCGACGTGACCGAGGTGGAGAAGACGCTCCACCTGAAGGCCGAGGCGCTCCTCCCGAGCGACATCCTTGTGCCGCAATCCGTGAACAAGGGCGTACCGGCGGTCATGGGCAACCCGAAGTCGGGCTTCACCAAGGCGATGGCCGCGTTCGCCGATGTGCTGGCGCCCGAGCTGGCAACGCGACGAGGGAGGTAGGGCGGTGTCCCTGTACAAGCGGCTTCAGGAGACTCAGGCCAATGCGCCGCTACGACGCGACGCCGTGCTGGACGAGCTGCGCCTGCGTGTGCACCACCAGTTGATCGAGGCGCTCGGACCGGTGCTGTCCGACGGGAAGATGAGCGAGCTCGAGCTGCGGAGGCGGGTGGAGGACGAATTGCGCAACGCGCTGTCCACCGAGTCCACGCCGCTGTCGATGGCCGACCGCGAAGCCCTGGTCAACGACGTCACCGACGACGTGCTCGGGTACGGGCCGATCGAGCGGTACCTGCGCGACCCGGGGGTCACCGAGGTGATGGTGAACGGCCCCCAGAACGTGTTCGTGGAGCGGATGGGCAAGCTCGAGAAGGTTCCCGTGTCCTTCATCGACGAGAACCACCTTCGCCGGATCATCGACAAGATCGTGAGCCAGGTGGGTCGGCGGGTCGACGAGTCCGTGCCCATGGTCGACGCCCGCCTGCCCGACGGCTCCCGCGTCAACGCCATCCTCCACCCGCTCGCCATCGGCGGTCCCTTCCTCACGGTGCGCAAGTTCTCCAAGGACCCCCTCACGGTGTCCGACATGATCCAGCTGGGGACCTTCGACGCCCAGGTCGCCCGGTTCCTCCAGGCCTGCGTGCAGGGCCGGCTCAACATGATCATCTCCGGCGGTACCGGCACCGGGAAGACGACACTCCTCAACGTCCTGTCGAGCTTCATCCCCGGCGACGAGCGGGTCATCACGATCGAGGACGCGAAGGAGCTCCAGCTCCGCCAGGAGCACGTCCTGTCCCTGGAGGCCCGTCCGCAGAACATCGAGGGCCGGGGTGAGGTCACGATCCGCGACCTCGTCCGCAACGCCCTGCGCATGCGTCCGGACCGCATCGTGGTCGGCGAGTGCCGCTCCGGTGAGGCCCTCGACATGCTCCAGGCCATGAACACCGGCCACGACGGCTCGCTCACCACCATCCACTCGAACAGCCCCCGCGACACGCTGTCCCGCATCGAGACCATGACGCTCATGGCCGGTTTCGATCTTCCGGTGCGGGCCATCCGTGAGCAGATGTCCTCGGCGCTGGATCTCATCGTCCACCTCACCCGCCTGCGCGACGGCACCCGCCGGATCACCCAGGTCACCGAGGTCATGACGATGGAGGGCGACATCATCGTGATGCAGGACGTCTTCGTGTTCGACTGGAGCAAGGGCCTCGACGAGACGGGCCGCTACCTCGGGAGCCTGA is drawn from Acidimicrobiales bacterium and contains these coding sequences:
- a CDS encoding CpaF family protein translates to MSLYKRLQETQANAPLRRDAVLDELRLRVHHQLIEALGPVLSDGKMSELELRRRVEDELRNALSTESTPLSMADREALVNDVTDDVLGYGPIERYLRDPGVTEVMVNGPQNVFVERMGKLEKVPVSFIDENHLRRIIDKIVSQVGRRVDESVPMVDARLPDGSRVNAILHPLAIGGPFLTVRKFSKDPLTVSDMIQLGTFDAQVARFLQACVQGRLNMIISGGTGTGKTTLLNVLSSFIPGDERVITIEDAKELQLRQEHVLSLEARPQNIEGRGEVTIRDLVRNALRMRPDRIVVGECRSGEALDMLQAMNTGHDGSLTTIHSNSPRDTLSRIETMTLMAGFDLPVRAIREQMSSALDLIVHLTRLRDGTRRITQVTEVMTMEGDIIVMQDVFVFDWSKGLDETGRYLGSLKPTGIRPKFAEKLRDVGIDLPAGLFEADGMGPRSTPPRHR
- a CDS encoding P-loop NTPase, translated to MTTVESMAEPRFQVAVVGVEPALESRVAQLLAEGASVESMTTLRDLGRASLHSPTVVVLGPSFAAPAVLEDALAQVLARPSTGAILVADELSTQLLQRALRAGVSDVVEVSGDPSDIEDAIRRAAAQLAQRAPLHAAPTGAPEADSGRLITVFSPKGGSGKSVIACNLGVLLAERSEGPVALIDADLQFGDVAVMLKLTPQHTIVDAVSAMHRLDAPLIRSLLSTHASGLLVLGAPREPAFGDQVQASDMHRIVELLRTFCSFVIVDTPTQFSDVALHLIEESDDLVLVAGMDVPAIKNMKIGLQTLKLLGTPSSKLKLVLNRANAKVGLDVTEVEKTLHLKAEALLPSDILVPQSVNKGVPAVMGNPKSGFTKAMAAFADVLAPELATRRGR